Below is a genomic region from Melospiza melodia melodia isolate bMelMel2 unplaced genomic scaffold, bMelMel2.pri scaffold_151, whole genome shotgun sequence.
CAgaaccagttcaatcccagtcagAACCAGTTTGAGGCACTCGgaaccagttcaatcccagtcagATCCCAGTCAGAACCAGTCTGAGCCAGTCAgatcccagttagaaccagttagATCTGGTTTGAACTGGTTCCATTCCAGTCAGATCCCAGTTGgatcccagttagaaccagtttGAACCCAGTTAGAACCAGTGAAATCCCAGTTAGATCCCAGTTGGATCCCAGTTAAAACCAGTTAGAGTTGGCTTGAACCAGTGAaatcccagttagaaccagtttGAGCCAGTCAGAACTGGTTAAATCCCAGTTAGATCCCAGTTGgatcccagttagaaccagttagAGTTGGCTTgaaccagttcaatcccagttagaaccagttagAACCAGCCAGAACCCGGTCAgatcccagttagaaccagtttGAGCCCAGTCAGACCCCAGTTAAAACCAGTTAGAACCCAGTTAGAACCGGTCAgaaccagttcaatcccagttagaaccagtttGAGCCCAGTCAGAACCAGTCTGAGCCAATTAgatcccagttagaaccagttagATCTGGTTTGAGCTGGTTCCATCCCAGTTAGATCCCAGTTGgatcccagttagaaccagttagAACTGGTTTGAGCCACTCACAACCAGTGAgatcccagttagaaccagtttGAGCCAGTCAGAACTGGTTCAATCCCAGTTAGATCCCAGTTGgatcccagttagaaccagttagAGCTGGTTTGAACCAGTGAaatcccagttagaaccagtaAGAACCAGCCAGAACCCAGTCAgatcccagttagaaccagtacaaaccagttcaGCGCCGGTCAGAACCAGTTCAAGCCAGCGTAACTCCAGCGCagaaccagttcaaaccagtttgaACAAGTTCAAACCAGCAGAACCAGTTcgaaccagttcaaaccagttcgaACCAGTTtgaaccagttcaaaccagttcaaaccaatctgtcccagttcaaaccagtctgtcccagttcaaaccagcagaaccagttcaaaccagttcaactGCAGTTAAAAACCAACTCAAACCCGTTCAAACCAGTCCGTCCCAGTCtgaaccagttcaaaccagttcaaaccagtccgTCCCAGTTGGAACCAGTTCAACTGCAGTTAAAAACCAActcaaaccagttcaaaccagttcaaaccagcagaaccagttcaaaccagttcaagcCCGGTTCCAGACTGGTTCCAGCCACCCGGGGCCCTGTACTGGTCTCTAACTggcctgtactggtttatactggtgcgtactggtctgtactggtttatactggtccatactggtttatactggtccgtactggtctgtactggtttatactggtctgtactggtttataccagcccatactggtccatactggtccatactggtccgtactggtccatactggtctctactggtccatactggtttatactggtccgtactggtttataccagtccatactggtccatactggtttatactggtccattctggtctgtactggtttatactggtctgtactggtttataccagcccatactggtccatactggtccatactggtccgtactggtccatactggtttatactggtctgtacctTGATGGAGATGAGGAAGTGCCCCCCGGCGCGCAGGAAGTGATGGATGgtgctggtctgtactggtctatactggtctgtactggtctgtactggtttatactggtttatactggtctgtactggtttatactggtttatactggtttatactggtccataccttGATGGAAATCAGGAAGTGCCCCCCGGCGCGCAGGAGGTGATGGATGgtgctggtctgtactggtttatactggtttatactggtctatacaggtctatactggtttatactggtttatactggtccataccttGATGGAAATGAGGAAGTGCCCCCCGGCGCGCAGGAAGTGATGGATGgtgctggtctgtactggtttatactggtctgtactggtctgtactgatTTATACCAgcccatactggtctatactggtctatactggtccatactggtccgtactggtttatactggtttatactggtccataccttGATGGAAATCAGGAAGTGCCCCCCGGCGCGCAGGAAGTGATGGATGgtgctggtctgtactggtttatactggtttatactggtctgtactggtttataccagcccatactggtctatactggtctatactggtccatactggtctgtactggtttatactggtttatactggtccataccttGATAGAAATCAGGAAGTGCCCCCCGGCGCGCAGGAAGTGATGGATGGtgctggtccgtactggtctatactggtctgtactggtctgtactggtttatactggtctatactggtctatactggtccatactggtctgtactggtttatactggtttatactggtccataccttGATAGAAATCAGGAAGTGCCCCCCGGCGCGCAGGAAGTGATGCGCGTTCAGCGCCACGATTCGCGTCTGGTCCGGCTGCGCCACGTCGGCGAAGATCACGTCCACCATGCCTGGGAAAAACCAAATTTGTACCAAATTTGTACCAAATTTATAccaaaatttcagaaaaaatcccaaaattccagaaagaatcccaaaatttccacaaaatttctcaaaattcccccaaaattccagccAGGAACCCAAGATTTGGTGCCCACCAAGATCACGTCCACCATGCCTGGGAAAAACCAAATTTGTACCAAATTTATACCAAAATtccagaaaaaatcccaaaattccagaaaaaatccccaaattccagaAAGAATCCCAAAAtttcaggaaaaaaccccaaaatttccacaaaattccttaaaattcccccaaaattccagccAGGAACCCAAGATTTGGTGCCCACCAAGATCACGTCCACCATGCCTGGGAAAAACCAAATTTACACCAAATTAtcccaaatttgtcccaaaattccaggaaaagcccaaaattccaggaaaaaatgccaaaattccagaaaaaatccccaaatttccatgAAATTCCTCAAAATTTCCACAATATTTCTCAAAATTCCAGCCAGgaacccaaaatggtcccaaaatttGGTGCCCAGCAAGATCACGTCCACCATGCCTGGGAAAACCCAAATTTGTACCAAAGTAtcccaaatttgtcccaaaattccaggaaaagcccaaaattccaggaaaaaaatcccaaaattccagaaaaaaaccccaaaatttccatgAAATTCCTCAAAATGTCCACAAAATTTCTCAAAATTCCAGCCAGGAACCCAAAATTTGGTGCCCACCAGGATCACGTCCACCAGGCCTGGGAAATCCCAAATCGGCACAAAATTATCCCAAAATTCCAGAAAAATCcaaaaattccagaaaaaaactccaaaattccaggaaaaaaccccaaaatttccacaaaatttctcaaaattcccccaaaattccagccAGGAACCCAAAATTTGGTGCCCGCCAAGATCACGTCCACCATGCCTGGGAAAACCCAAATTTGTACCAAAGTAtcccaaatttgtcccaaaattccaggaaaaaatgccaaaattccagaaaaaatcccaaaatttccatgAAATTCTTCAAAATTTCCACAATATTTCTCAAAATTCCAGCCAGGAACCCAAAATGAGCCCAAAATTTGGTGCCCACCAAGATCACGTCCACCATGCCTGGGAAAAACCAAATTTACACCAAATTATCTcaaatttgtcccaaaattccaggaaaagcccaaaattccagaaaaaatcccaaagtttCCATGAAATTCCTCAAAATTtccacaaaattcccccaaaattccagccaggaacccaaaatgaccccaaaatttggTGCCCACCAGGATCACGTCCACTATGCCTGGAATGGAGGGAAaacccaaatttatcccaaaatttcccaaatttatcccaaaatttcctggaattccagaagaaaaacaaaaattccagaaaaaaacccccaaatttccatGGAATTCCCATAAAATTCCAGCCAGAACCTTCTCCAGAAGCTCCAAATccactccaaaatccccaaaattttgaggagaccccaaaattcttctccaggaccccaaaatcacctcaagccccacccagaacaccccaaaacctccagaaCCTTCTCCAGAACTTCAAGAACCTTCTCCAGAAGCTCCAAAGCAACTCAAAAATGGCCAAAATTTTGAGGAGACCCCAAAATTGTTCTCCGGATCTCCAAAACCACCTCAAGTTCCACcaaggacaccccaaaacctccagaaCCTTCTCCAGAACCTCCAGAACCTTCTCCAGAACCTCCTCCAGAACCTTCTCCAGAACCTCCCAACCAACTCAAAAATGCCCAAAATTTCAAGGAGACCCCAAAATTGTTCTCCGGATCTCCAAAATCACCTCAAGCCCaacccaggacaccccaagatcTCCAGAACCTTCTCCCACCGGCCCCAAATGTCCCCGAATGTTCTCCCTGAGGTGTCACCACCTCCCAAAATTCTGAGGAGACCCCAAAATTCTTCTccaggaccccaaaatcacctcaagccccacccagaacaccccaaaacctccagaaCCTTCTCAAGAACTTCAAGAACCTTCTCCAGAAGCTCCAAACCAACTCAAAAATCGCCCAAAATTTTCaggagaccccaaaaccacctggAGCCAGAGCGAGGAGAAACCCGAACATCTCCAGAACGTCCGGATCCCCTCGGAGCCCCTCAAAAGCTCCTCCAGAACCTTCCAGAACTGGGGGAGACGCCAAAATCACCCGGGTGGGACCCGGGTCTAAGCCCCGCCCCCTTTGGGCACTGACCACGCCCCCTTTCAGTGACTGACCAATCAGCATGCGGTATTTGTGCGGGTGCCGCGCGTCCTCGATGACCGGCACCACGTTCGTTCCCACGGGTGCGACCCCAGCATGAAGCCCCGCCCCCTTTGGACACTGACCACGCCCCCTTTCCCAGACTGACCAATCAGCATGCGGTACTTGTGCGGGTGCCGCGCGTCCTCGATGACCGGCACCACGTTCGTTCCCACGGGTGTGACCCAGGATGAAGCCCCGCCCCCTTTGGACACTGACCACGCCCCCAGGTGTAAGCCCCGCCCCCGGGTGTGTCACTGACCAATCAGCATGCGGTACTTGTGCGGGTGCCGCGCGTCCTCGATGACCGGCACCACGTTCGTTCTCTTCTTGGCCACGTTGAGCAGGTCGCGGCCCGAGCGGTGCGAGAACTCCACGGCGTAGACCACGCCCTCCTGGCATGGGGGGGGCAAAGGTCACCGGGGGTCACCAGGGGTCAGCAAAGGTCACCAAAGGTCAGCGATGGCCACCCGAGGTCAGCGATGGCCACCAAAGGTCATCAGTGGTCACCACAGGTCAGCAATGGTCACCAAAGGTCAGCAATGGTCATCAAAGGTCAGCGATGGTCATCAAAGGTCAGCGATGGCCACCAAAGGTCAGCGATGGTCATCAAAGGTCAGCAATGGTCATCAAAGGTCAGCGATGATCACCAAAGGTCAGCAACGGTCACCACAGGTCACCAAAGGTCATCAGTGGTCACCACAGGTCAGCAATGGCCACCAAAGGTCACCAAAGGTCAGCAATGGCCACCACTGGTCAGCGATGGCCACCAAAGGTCAGCGATGGTCACCAAAGGTCAGCGATGGCCACCAAAGGTCATCAGTGGTCACCAAAGGTCATCAGAGGTCACCAAAGGTCAGCGATGGCCACCAAAGGTCAGCGATGGCCACCAAAGGTCAGCGATGGTCATCAAAGGTCAGCAATGGTCATCAAAGGTCATCAATGTTCATCGATGGCCACCAAAGGCCAGCAATTGTCACCAAAGGTCACCAAAGGTCAGCGATGGCCACCAAAGGTCATCAGTGGTCATCAAAGGTCATCAGTGGTCACCACAGGTCAGCCAAGGTCATCAATGTTCATCAATGGTCACCAATGGTCAGCAATGGCCACCAAAGGTCATCAGTGGTCACCAAAGGTCAGCAATGGTCACCAAAGGTCAGCGATGGCCACCAAAGGTCAGCGATGGCCACCAAAGGTCATCAATGGTCACCAAAGGTCATCAATGGCCACCAAAGATCATCAAAGGTCAGCAATGGCCACCAAAGGTCATCAGAGGTCACCAAAGGTCATCAATGGTCACTCAAGGTCATCAGAGGTCACCAAAGGTCAGCGATGGCCACCAAAGGTCACCCCCAGGTCACCAATGGTCATTGATGTCCACCAAAGGTCACCGGTGTCATCAATGGCCACCAAAGGTCATCAGAGGTCACCAAAGGTCATCAATGGCCACCAAAGGTCAGCAGAGGTCACCAAAGGTCAGCGATGGCCACCAAAGGTCAGCAAAGGTCAGCAATGACCACCAAAGGTCATCAACGTTCATAAAAGGTCACCATGTGTCATCAAAGGTCATCAATGGCCATCAATGGCCACTAGTGGTCAGCAAAGGTCAGCAATGTCCACCCAAGGTCACCAAAGGTCATCAAAAGTCATCAATGGTCACCACTGGTCAGCAAATATCATCAATGGCCACCAAAGGTCACCGGTGTCATCAATGGCCACCAAAGGTCATCAATGGCCACCAAAGGTCAGCGATGGTCACCACAGGTCACCAAAGGTCATCAATGGTCACCAGAGGTCACCAGAGGTCACCAAAGGTCAGCGGTGTCCCCCCGGCGCCCCCTGCGGgtgccagctgcagctgctcccagcgcccCAGGGACACCAAACCGGTGCCAGCCCAGGCCTGGGTGCCAcctcagctgtgcccaggtgtgcctgtacctgtgcccagctgtgtgtgtgcccatccccaagtgtgtgtgtgccatccccaggtgtgcccaggtgtgccatgcccaggtgtgtgtgtgccatccccaggtgtgcccaggtgtgcccaggtgtgtctgtgccatccccaggtgtgccatgcccaggtgtgcctgtacctgtgcccaggtgtgtgtgtgcccatccccaagtgtgcccaggtgtgtctgtaccatacccaggtgtgcccaggtgtgtgccctggtgtgtctgtaccacacccagctgtgcccaggtgtgcctgtaccatacccaggtgtgtctgtaccggtacccaggtgtgcccaggtgtgtgtgtggccatccccaggtgtgtgtgtgcccatccccaagtgtgcccaggtgtgtctgcaccatccccaggtgtacccaggtgtgctggtacctgtgcccaggtgtgtgtgtgccatccccaggtgtctgtaccatacccaggtgtgtgtgtgccatccccaggtgtgtctgtacccaTCCCCAGgtatgcccaggtgtgcccgggtgtgcccaggtgtgccataccTGCCCCACGATGTCGCTGACGTGGCTGACGGTGGTGCCCGAGGCCGCGCCCAGGTACAGCACCTtggcacctgtgcccaggtgtgtgtgtgccatccccaggtgtgcctgtaccatccccaggtgtgcccaggtgtgcccaggtgtgtgtgtgccatccccaggtgtgtctgcacccatccccaggtgtgcccaggtgtgcccaggtgtgcccagtgtgtgtgcccaggtgtgtgtgtgccatccccaggtgtgcccaggtgtgcccgggtgtgcccaggtgtgccataccTGCCCCACGATATCCGATACGTGGCTGACGGTGGTGCCCGAGGCCGCGCCCAGGTACAGCACCTTggcccctgtgcccaggtgtgtgtgtgccatccccaggtgtgcccgggtgtgcccgggtgtgcccagtgtgtgtgcccaggtgtgccataccTGCCCCACGATATCCGATACGTGGCTGACGGTGGTGCCCGAGGCCGCGCCCAGGTACAGCACCTtggcacctgtgcccaggtgtgtgtgtgccatccccaggtgtgcccaggtgtgtgtgtgccatccccaggtgtgtgtgtgccatccccaggtgtgcccgggtgtgccATACCTGCCCCACGATGTCGGACACGTGGCTGACGGTGGTGCCCGAGGCCGCGCCCAGGTACAGCACCTTGGCACCCGGCCGGATGTGGATGCGGTCGATGCcgcccaagatggcggcggcgagCTTGGAGCGGAACGGGTTCCAGGCGCGGTACTCCACCGAGGCCTCGCCCTCCtgaaaccagtataaaccagtaaggactagtacagaccagtatggaccagtataacccagtacagACTGGTATAAATCCCTATATATCcctataaaccagtatggaccagtacaacCCAGTTTGGAGCGGAACGGGTTCCAGGCGCGGTACTCCACCGAGGCCTCGCCCTCCtgaaaccagtacggaccagtataaaccagtatgaaccagtataaaccagtaaggaccagtataacccagtacagACTGGTACAAATCCCTATATATCcctataaaccagtatggaccagtataacccagtttggGGCGGAACGGGTTCCAGGCGCGGTACTTGACCAAGGCCTCGCCCTCCtgaaaccagtacagaccagtatggaccagtatgaaccagtataaaccagtatgaaccagtacaaaccagtaaggACCAATATAACCCAGTACAGACTGGTACAAGTCCCTATATATCcctataaaccagtacagaccagtataaaccagtatgaaccagtataaaccagtaaggaccagtatgAACCGCTCTGGAATGGCACAAACCAGtaaaaaccagtacagaccagtatagacTGGTATATATCcctataaaccagtatggaccagtataacccagtttggAATGgcacaaaccagtataaaccagtaaggaccagtatgAACCGCTCTGGAATGgcacaaaccagtacaaaccagtatggaccagtatgaacTGCTTTGGAATGgcacaaaccagtataaaccagtctgGACCAGTATGAGCCGCTGTGGAATGGCACAAACCAGtgcagaccagtataaaccagtttggAATGgcacaaaccagtataaaccagtacaaaccagtataaaccagtttggAATGgcacaaaccagtataaaccagtacaaaccagtataaaccagtttggAATGGCAcaaaccagtatgaaccagtaaggaccagtataaaccagtttggAATGgcacaaaccagtacaaaccagtatagaCCGGTACATATCcctataaaccagtatggaccagtataacccagtctggAGCGGAACGGGTTCCAGGCGCGGTACTCGACCGAGGCCTCGCCCTCCtgcaaaccagtatggaccagtacaaaccagtttgGAATGGCAcaaaccagtatagaccagtacaaaccagtatggaccagtatgaaccagtatagaCCGGTATAGGCTAACATAGACCAGCATGAACTAGTGTataccagtatggaccagtgcagaccagtatgaaccagtatggaccagtgcagaccagtatgaaccagtatggaccagtatggaccagtgcagaccagtatggaccagtatggaccaatataaaccagtatggaccagtataaaccagtatagactAATacagaccagtatgaaccagtatgaaCCACTATAGACCAGTATGGctcagtatgaaccagtatgaaCCAATGTGgtccagtatggaccagtacagaccagtataaaccagtatggaccagaaTGGTCTAGTATAAACCACTATGGACCTGTatggaccagtatgaaccagtatggaccagtatggaccggtatggacTAACATAGACCAGTATGAActggtataaaccagtatggaccagtataaaccagtatggaccagtacagaccaatatggaccagtatgaaccagtatagaCCGGTATAGACTAATATAGACCAGTATGAACTGGTATGAACCACtatggaccagtacagaccagtatggaccagtatggtccagtataaaccagtatggactggTATggaccagtccctcccagtccctcccagtttgatcccagtcccccccagtcccccccagtccctcccagtcccatcccagtcccatcccagtccctcccagtataaaccagtatatcccagtctcCCCAGTGTGCGGTACCTCGACGCTGATCCGTTTCTCGCCGTACACCGACTCCCCCGGCACCAGGTTCCGCGTCACCAGCGCGTCCTCGCGGCCCCGGCAGATGAACACACCTGCGACGGGAGATACTCCCGGGTTACTCCTGGGTTACACCTGGGTTACACCTGGGATACTCCTGGGTTACTCATGGGATACTCATGGGTTACACCTGGGTTACTCCTGGGTTACACCTGGGATACTCCTGGGATACTCCTGGGATACTCCTGGGTTACTCCTGGGATACTCATGGGTTACACCTGGGTTACACCTGGGATACTCATGGGTTACTCCTGGGTTACACCTGGgttacacctgagatacacctgggttacacctgagatacacctgggttaCACCCGGGTAACTACACCTGGGTTACACCTGGTACAGGTAACTACGCCTGGGTTACACCTGGGTTACTCCTGGTACAGGTGAGATACTCCTGGGATACACCGGGGTTACACCTGGAGCCAGTGCGGCTccaccctcccagtataacccagtccctcccagtacaaaccagtataaaccagtatatcccagtacatcccagttacCCTCATGCCGGTGCGGCTccaccctcccagtataacccagtccctcccagtatatcccagtataacccagtccctcccagtccctcccagtacatcccagtatatcccagttacCCTCATGCCGGTGCAGCTCCAccgtcccagtataacccagtataacccagttaccctcccagtatatcccagtataccccagtatccccagttaccCACATGCCGGTGCGGCTccaccctcccagtccctcccagtatatcccagtacatcccagtatccccagttaccCTCATGCCGGTGCGGCTCCaccgtcccagtccctcccagtatatcccagtatatcccagtatccccagttaccCTCATGCCAGTGCGGCTccaccctcccagtccctcccagtataacccagttaccctcccagtccctcccagtatatcccagtatatcccagtatccccagttaccCTCATGCCGGTGCGGCTccaccctcccagtataacccagtccctcccagtatatcccagtatccccagttaccCTCATGCCGGTGCGGCTCCaccgtcccagtccctcccagtccctcccagtccctcccagtatatcccagtacatcccagtatccccagttaccCTCATGCCGGTGCGGCTccaccctcccagtataacccagtatatcccagtatatcccagtatatcccagtatccccagttaccCTCATGCTGGTGCGGCTCcaccctcccagtacaaaccagtataacccagtccctcccagtccctcccactatATCCCAGTATGTTACCCTCATGCCGGTGCGGCTCCACCGTCACTTTTTTGCCGCCTTTGAAGCCGCCGCgggccccgcccctggccccgccccctcggcCTCGGCCCCGCCCCCGGGGGCCTCCTCGGGCTCCGCCCCCTCCGCGGGCCACGCCCCCTCCTCTGGCTCCGCCCCCTCCGCGGGGCGCGAACCCGGAACCTGCGGGGGgaaactgggttatactgggatatactgggatagactgggaggggaactgggttatactgggatatactgggaggggaactgggttatactgggatagactgggaggggaactgggttatactgggatagactgggaggggacctgggttatactgggatagactgggaggggaactgggagggactgggaggggaactgggttatactgggatatactgggaggggaactgggttatactgggagggactgggaggggaactgggttatactgggatatactgggaggggaactgggttatactgggagggactgggaggggaactgggagggactgggaggggaactggggatactgggacatactgggacatactgggaggggaactggggatactgggatatactgggaggggaactggggatactgggacatactgggacatactgggaggggaactggggatactgggacatactgggaggggaactggggatactgggatatactgggagggactgggaggggaactgggggtACTGGAAAAGTAACTGGggcatactggtttatactgggaggaacGGGAAGAGGaattgggttatactgggatatactggtttgtactgggaggaaactggggatactggggtatattgggaggggaactgggatgtactgggagggactgggatatactgggaagggaactgggttatactggtttatactgggagggaccgGGAAGGGaattgggttatactggtttatactgggaggggaactggggatactgggctatactgggagtgttactggtccatactggtttgtactgggactCACCTCTGCCTCGGAATCCACCGCGTCCACCCCGGGGGCTGAAACCTGTGGGGAAACTGGtcagactgggatatactgggagggactgggattgaactgggagggactgggatagactgggattgaactgggacaaactgggatggactgggagggactgggatgga
It encodes:
- the LOC134433243 gene encoding rRNA 2'-O-methyltransferase fibrillarin-like, with the protein product MRPGFSPRGGRGGFRGRGSGFAPRGGGGARGGGVARGGGGARGGPRGRGRGRGGGARGGARGGFKGGKKVTVEPHRHEGVFICRGREDALVTRNLVPGESVYGEKRISVEEGEASVEYRAWNPFRSKLAAAILGGIDRIHIRPGAKVLYLGAASGTTVSHVSDIVGQEGVVYAVEFSHRSGRDLLNVAKKRTNVVPVIEDARHPHKYRMLIGMVDVIFADVAQPDQTRIVALNAHHFLRAGGHFLISIKANCIDSTAPAEAVFAGEVRKMTAERMKPQEQLTLEPYERDHAVVVGVYRPPPKEK